One bacterium genomic window, CTGGAGGGGCCGGATCACTTCAGTTTGGCGACAAACGGATATCCGGAGCAAAGGGATATACCCGGCGGAGTTTATCAGGCCGCGACCATGTGTTTGCTGTATGGCGACGAGTATTCGGGATTGTCGGGAAAAGAAGCATTGCTGGAATTGCTGGGAGAGGGTGGCGGAGACCTCAAGAACTTAATCGCGGCCGCGGAACAGGACGCCAAGCTTCGCGTGATGCTCAAGGATCTCGTCGAAAAACTTATTGTTTATTTTGAAAAAACCGGAGCGATATTTGACGTCGTCGGGAAGGATAACATCGCGATAATGAAGGAGGGAGGGGTTTGGACGTATAAGTTTGTAGACGCGATTTATCCCGAGGGGGTGGATGTTAGCGCTGACGCACGGAATGCTATTGTCAAGCTTGCGCGCAAGGAAGAGATTACGGACGTGGAGCGGAATGAGGTGTTGAATACCATAAACTTTGTCCGCACCATGAACGGACTCGCCGAGTTTTTGGGTTCCGAGAAGCGGATAAATATTATTCCCGATGAGGTGTGGGATGGCGAGTCTAACTTTTCATACGTTGATTTCCAAAAAACCCTTAAAGAAGAGGATTAATATGTCTCAACCCAATGTCACTATCGGGTGCAGTATTATGTTGGAGCGGGACGGCAAGCTCTTGCTCATTAAAGAGGCTCGCCCGAACGTGCGCGGGAAATGGAATACTCCCGCGGGCACCTTGAGGGTGTAGAGACTCCTATTGAATGTGCGTTAAGAGAGGCAAAGGAAGAATCGGGTTACGACGTGGAGCTCACCGGCATACAAGCGGTGTATCACCGGCCGAGCGCGGACGAGTATATCATTGACTACTGTTTTTTGGCGCGTCCAAAGAGTTTGGTGACGTCGCCGCTCGCGGACGATGTGCTTGAAGCAAAATGGTTCACGCGCGAAGAAACTGAAAAATTACCGCGCGAATCGTTGCGTTCGGCGCGGAGCGCAAAGCGGTTGGAGGATTGGCTTGCCGGTGTGCGCCATCCGATTAGTGTTGTTGCGCAGCCCCCGCTTTCATAATCCTCTCGTGGGTTGTTGCGCCGGCAAAGTGTTTACATTATTAAAGCTTAAGCGCTGAAGATGTAAACATTTTTTTGCGGTTGTTTTTCTTCTTCTTGCGTTTTTTCCGTTGCCGCGTAATACTTTGTGCAGCACGACTCGGAATGTTCTATGTAAGGAAGGAGAACATCATGGAGGAAACTTACCTCACGATTCTGCGCGACAAGGAGACAAAGACGGCGGAGTTCCGCTGGGCGGCTCACGGGTTGGCAAGACTGCTGATCCCGAAGGTGGTGGCGAAGCTTCCTATGAAGTCTCGCGCCATTGAGACGCCGATTGGCGCCGCGCAAGGCGCGTACGTCACCGACGACGTCATGGGGGTGCCTATCCTTCGCGCTGGCACCGCGTTCGTTCCCGCGTTGATGGATGTGTTGCCCGGGGTGCCGATCGGGTACCTGGGGATGGCGCGTGACGAGAAGACCGCAGAGGCAAGCGTGTACTGCGAGAAGCTGCCGCCGGAGCTTTATCACTACGCCGTCATCATGGACCCGATGCTCGCGACCGGCGGAAGCGTCTGTCTGACGGTGGAGATCCTGAAGCACGCGGGCTATGACGAGAAGAACGTTTTCTTTGTCGGTATGTTCGCGGCGCAGGTGGGGTTCGACAGGCTGAAGAACGTAATCCCCGAGGGGAACATCGTGGTGGCGTCAAACGGCGCGCAGCTCGATGAGCGGTTTTACATCATCGGTGGCTGCGGCGACTTCGGCGACCGGTACTGCGGGACAATGTAGGGAGGACAGCATGAACGCATTCACTTTGTGCCTCGCCATGACGGGGAAGCTCAGTCCCAAGAGGAGGAAGCAGATGGCTCGGATAGAGAAGCCGCGGTTGGGCAAGGTTACCACCACGCAGGATGGCGACCTCACTCGCTACAAGGTGGAGCTGAATCCGCCGAGGCCGCGGAAGCTGGTGATCAACTCGAAGCCGCGCAATAGATAGCGCGGAAGCAAGTGGTGGGGCAGGGAACGGCGAACGTTCCCTGCCCCTTTCCATTTGTAGATTTCTATACTATGTTATGTGCAGTGCGTGGTTGGACATTCCTTGAAGGAGGACTTATGTTCGCGGGAAATTGGTTGCTGCTCTCGGTCATCGCTGACCAGAAAATCGGGCAGGCGCACATGGTCTATGTGCGGCATGATTCGGACGGAAAGTACGCAGCAGGGAAGGAATACGTATTGCCGGACGGGAGGCGCTGCACGGTGCGGTGTACTATTCCTGGCGATACATATGCCGGCGAACTTCTCGGCCGCATCTACGCGATGAAGATCGATGGCGAGGGTGGCGTGTGGCACGATCTCGAATGGCTGCTGCTCAACGTTCGCGAGTTGGGCGTGGAAGACGGGAAAGCGCAGGCGGAGCATGAGCGCACCATAAAGGCGGCGCGAGACAAGGAGGTGATGAAGGCGGTGGGCGCCGGAATTGTCGCGTTGGAACAGAAGGTAGATGCTTTCAGGCGCGACAGCGAGGAGCGTGAAGCCGCGTACAAGGCGAAGCTCAAGGAGCTCAACTGGACGATCTATTGCCTGCGGCACAAGTCGCAGCCGAAGGTGTCAAAGGAAGTGCGCCGGGAACTCGGCAAGGCGGCTACCCAGATCTACGAAGGCAGGCGCAACAAGAAGAACAAGAAGTAGAAGTGAACACGGGATAGTCACGCAATGCGTGACTATCCCGATCCATTTTGTTATCCACAGCCAATAATGAGTAGGCGCCTGTTATAATAGAAAAGTACGGGGAAAACCCGTAAAGGTCGAGGATTTTTAGGTAATAATTTTCTTCAACTACTATATATGTATGTACAAGGATGGGTTGATGTAATTGTGGTGTCGCTCCAGAACCTTTGGGCGTTGGTTATCGGATTCCTTCCGAACATGCTCGGCGCATTGTTGGTCCTTCTTATCGGACTCATTGTCGCCGCCGGCCTTGAGCGTTTGGTAGAGCGATTGGTCTTCTATCTCCGCATTGACGCGCTTCTAGAGAAGATGGGCGTCGGTGCGTACTTGCAGCGCGCGAATCTCCAGCTGAACGTCGGACACTTCTTGGGTAAGATTGTGTATTGGTTTATGGTTGTCGCTTTCTTATTGGCGGCATCAGACATCTTGAGCTTCACGGCATTGTCCGGATTCTTGCAGGATGTGCTCCTCTACATTCCGAACGTTCTGATCGCGGCGCTCATTCTGCTCGTTGCGGTGGTGGCAGCGAATTTCTTGAAAGGACTGGTGCTTGCATCAGTGCTTGGCGCGAAACTCCACGCGGCGAAATTCTTGGGAACAGCGACATGGTGGGTGGTGATGATCTTTGGACTTCTCACCTCTGCTGCGCAATTAAACATTGCGGTGGCGATCATCAATACGCTTATCACGGGAATGATCGCGATGCTGGCGCTTGCCGGAGGTCTTGCATTTGGCCTTGGCGGCAGAGACTCGGCCTCGCGTTGGATTGCGAAGATGGAAAACGAAGTGCGCCATTAAAATGGTGCTTGCATTGTTTGTGCATGCTGCGCTGTGAGGGTGCGGCACGCGCAAACGATTGAACAAAAACACTCGCCTAGGCGAGTGTTTTTGTTTGTCCCACCTTGCGGGGTTATGCACACCTTATACATGTCACCCCTATTGACAGATTTTCATTGGTGGCTATACTAATGATTACACTGAAATGTTGACCTTAAAGCATAACCCCTGCGGCTCCTAGTCCTCCATAAAGAGGACAATTTCCAGAGCCGCGCACAGCGGCTTTTGTCGTTGTAAGGGGACCGGTGCTGACTGAAACGAACGGACATTGATAAACAGGATCTGACAGAAAATTCTTTTTTGTCGGGTGCTCATAAGTAAATCAATGCAAATGAAAACGCAATTTCAAGAGTATTATCGAAAGCATTCAATGCTTCGATGATCGGTTTTACTGCTCAATATCTGCATGATGGCGGAGTATTGAGTACGCCTCGTTAAGTCGCCTCAGGCGACCGCGAGGTTGCACGCGTTGAATTCAGAGCGTGTATAAGGGCGTATGGTGGATGCCTAGACACAAAATGGCGATGAAGGACGCAGCATAACTGCGATAAGCTTCGGGGAGGTGTGTAGCAACCTTTGATCCGGAGATTTCCGAATGGGGAAACCCTGCGCGGTAAACCCGCGTAACGCATGCGATTAAACGCGCATGTGAGCAGACCCGCTGAAGTGAAACATCTCAGTAAGCGGAGGAATAAAAATAGATTAGATTCCCCAAGTAGCGGCGAGCGAAAAGGGAACAGCCTAAACTTTAGTGTGTGCAGCAATGTATACGCTGGAGGGTTGCAAGGGTAAGACATTTTTGCGTATCGCAAAGCTCTCGTTAAACAGGGCTGTGCGATTCGCGGAAGATTGGTTACAAATTGCTTCGTTAGCTGAAGCTTCTGGAAAGAAGCGCCAAAGTGAGTGATAGCCTCGTAAGCGAAAACAAAGCAACCAATTCGTTTTATTTCTTAAGTACCTCGAGACCACAACATCTCGAGGGAATCCGCCAGTACTATCTGGTAAGGCTAAATACATTTTGTGATCGATAGTGAACAAGTACCGTGAGGGAAAGGTGAAAAGCAGCCCGGCGAGGGCGCTGAAATAGTACCTGAAACCATATGTCTACAAGGACTAGAAGTCCAACCACTGAGCAATCAGTGGCGGACAACTAGGTGCCTATTGAAGAATGAGCCAACGACTTTACGTTTACTGCTTGTCTAAGTCGCTTCATGCGACGGAGGCATAGGGAAACCGAGTGTTAATAGCGCGTTCTCTTATTTATGACCGAGTAGCTGGTATGCTTCCAGCGTTCGGTCATAGATGAGAAGGCAGTAAGTGTAAGACCCGAAGCCAAGGCGAGCTTGCCCTGACCAGGATGAACCCGAGCGAAAGCGAGGGGGAGGTCCGAACCAGTTGATTGTGCAAAATCTTTGGATGAGTTGGGGTAAGAAGTGAAAAGCTAATCGAGCTTGGTAATAGCTGGTTCTCTCCGAAATAGTTTTAGGACTAGCGTTCCGCAAAAACCGTATGGGGGTAGAGCACTGGTTGATTCGTATTGGGGGAAACCTCGGCGCATCAGTCAAACTCCGAATACCATACGGGACGCGGGATAGTCAGACTGTGGGGGCAAAGCTCCATGGTCGCGAGGGGAATAGCCCAGACCGTCGTCTAAGGTCCCTAAATTCTTGCTAAGTGTAAAAGGTAGTCATGCCCCAGAGACAGATAGGAGGTTGGCTTAGAGGTAGCCATCCTTTAAAGAGTGTGTAACAACTCACTATTCGATGGGTCGTGGCGCCAAAAATGTACCGGGGCTAAGCAAGATACCGACGACACGGGTGTCCATGACTTCGGTCGTGGACGCGGTAGGAGAGCATTCTGATTGCTGTGAAGGTTCATCCGTGAGGAGGACTGGAGCGTTCAGGAGTGAGAATGTTGGCATGAGTAACCATCAAATCCGATGAGAAATCGGATCCCCGAAAATCCAAGGTTTCCGTGGCAATGGCAATCAACCACGGGTTAGGCGATCCTAAGGCAATGGCGAAAACCGTAGCCGATGGGTAGCCGGTTAATATTCCGGCCCGCGCTTATTTGTGCGATGGGGTGACGGAGGAAAAAAGGTTGAGCGTCTCAATGGTTTGACGTCGCTGATGATAAGGAATGTGTTCTTGGCAAATCCGGAGCACTGTGTTTAATCGCGAATTCCGCGCGTCGGCGTAAGGCCAAGTTTTACTTGGCTAATTCAACTGAAGAGCCTTCCAAGAAAAACCTCTAAGTTTAGGATAAGCGCATCGTACCGTAAACCGACACAGGTGGGTGAGGCGAGACGCCTCAGGGGAACGAGTGAGTCTTGGTCAAGGAACTAGGCAAAAAAGCGGCCGTACCTTCGGTATAAGGCCTGCCCGTCACGCCGCAAGGTGTGCATGGGCTGCAACAAAAGTACATTTGGCGACTGTTTATCAAAAACACAGCTTCCTGCTAACTCGTAAGAGGATGTATAGGAGGTGACACTTGACCGATGCGAGAAGGTTAACGGTGGGTGTGTATTCGAAAGCAATTTTGGATATGCTCACTGCCCGAAGCCCTCGTCAATGTCAGCGGTAACTATAACCGTTCTAAGGTAGCGCAATTCCTTTCCGGGTAAGTTCCGGAGCGCATGAATAGTGTAACGATCGAATGACTGTCTCGACCAAGAGCTCGGTGAAATTGCGATTCCCGTGAAGACGCGGGATACCTGTAACGGGACGAAAAGACCCCGGGAGCTTTACTGTAGTTTGATATTGGCTTTAACGTTTTTCTGCGTAGCGTAGTGGCGAGGGTATGAAACCTGGTTTTCGGATCAGGTGGACCCGACAATGAAACAGCCATCTGGAAAATGTTAAAATCTAACCTTTACGGCAAAAACGTATTGGGACAGTGTCTGATGGGCAGTTTTAATGGGGCGTTATCCTCAACAAAACGATTGACATCCGTTCAATCGAGGGGGTTAACGTAATAAAAAATTCAGCTATATGCTGGGACATCCGTGCATCTTCAAGTACTCGGGCGCTTCGCGCTCAGTGAAAATCTTGAAGTGGCATCCGCCAGGTGGCGGATCGACGGACAATCAGCAGGCAACCTCCGACGGACATCGGAGAGAGTCCTCAACGACTATACGCTGAACATCGTGATGTCACTCGCGATGAAGATATAGTCTGACCTCTGTGGCGACACAGAGAGTTGTGGTAGAAATGCCGCGCCGATCACCGGCAACTAAATTTTAGAGTTGCTGGCGATGTGTAACAAATGCCTAAAAAGTAACGGAGGAGTTTATTAAGGTTGGCTTAGCGCGAATGGAAACCGCGCTGGACGTGTAAACGCAAAAGCCAGCTTGACGGCAAGACCTACAAGTCGCGCCGGTGCGAAAGCAGAAGTTAGTGACCCGATGATCCGTCATAGAATGGTCAGAGACATCGGCTAAAAGTTACCCCGGGGATAACAGGCTAGTCTGGTCCGAGAGTTCCTATCGACGACCAGGCTCGGCACCTCGATGTCGGCTCGCCCTAGCGCGGAGGTGGAGAAGCTTCCAAGCGTATGGCTGTTCGCCATTTAAAAGGGCACGTGAGCTGGGTTCAAACCGTCAACGAAAAAGAACCTAGAGAAGACATCAACAAACGGCGGCGCTTTGCCGTAAGGCAAAGCTGAGAAGTTGACTCATATCGGTGAAGTCCTACAAAATCTTTAACCTGGGTTTTGAGGATAACCCCGAGGGAAGGTCCGATGAACGTCGGACCCCCGTAGAGACTTGATCGTAAGGGATCGGAATCCGGTTTTATAATCGGGTTAATACGTCAACCCTCCGATGAATATCGGAGTGATGGTATAGTCCAAACAATTAGTAATAATTGAGTATTGCGTGAGACAGGTTAGTCTCTACCTGTTACAGGCGTGTGATGCTTGAGGGCAGTCGACCCTAGTACGAGAGGACCGGGTTGAACGAACCTCTGGTCTACCAGCTTTAGTACCAACTGAATCGCTGGGTAGCTAAGTTCGGAAGGGATAAGCGCTGAAAGCATATAAGCGCGAAGCCTAGCCCAAGATAAGGCATCTTTCCGCAAGGAAGCAGTCCGTAGAAGATTACTACGTTGATAGGTCGCAGGTGTAAGATCAGTAATGATTTCAGCCGAGCGATACTAATAGACTGTCACACGCTCTGAATTGAGCGCATGAAAGTAGCGTTCTCTGTAGAAATATAGAGGGCGCCAGTAAAACCGATCATCAAAGCATTGAACCCCCGCCTTTCGGCGGGGGGAAAGGGTTAGAAAAAACAACCTTTTTGTTTGCTGGTGTTTTGTTTCGATGTGTCCCACCTCTTCCCATTCCGAACAGAGTCGTGAAAGCATCGTGAGCCGATGATACTAGCTGCTTCGGCGGCCGGGAAAGTAGGATATGCCAGCAATCAAAAGGGTTGTTTTTGTAAAAAGATCAACGGCCTCGCTCTTTAATTAGAGCGAGGCCGTTGCGCGTTGGCTGTGTTCGGCGTTACTTCTTTTCGTTCTTGTCCTTGTCCTCCCGATCCTTCTCCGCGGCGTCTTCTTTCTCCATTTCGTCCGTCGCCGCCTTCCACTCGTCGCCGGTGAGTGCGGTGAGCAGGAACCTCCATTCGGTGTTGAACTTCATCGCACACCACGCGAGTCTTGCGACGGTGTCGCGGCATTCGGCGAGCTTGTCCTCTTCGTTCATGAGGTTGGGATTGCACAGGAGTCCGTAGGCGTGCACCCAGTGACGCTCGGTGCGCATGTAGAATTTCTCACAGTCGCGCAGTGCCGCCTTCGCCTCGTCCGTGAAGCGCGCGGGGTCCGCCTGCTTCTGGATGATGAGGAGGCACAGCACTTCCTCGCATGCCTCAGGAAGGCTCAGCCGGGCAGTCGAGGATATTCGCTGGAGCTCTGTGAATTCCTTGTACTGCGGAGACTTGGGGTTGTTCCGCTGGTCGCGCTTCTGCTCCTCTCCGAACGCGGTCGCAGTGAGCATGGTGAGGGCGAGAACGAAACCGATGAGGGTACGTGCGCTCATGGCGCATCCTCCGAAGGGAGACAATCAAAACACTAATCAGAACCATAACGGAACTCGTCGCCTTTGTCGAGCGTCTTTTGTTTTCTTGTTTTTTTGATTTCTTGGTAGAGTGAATGTATGTCCAATCGCATCGTCAAACAATTTCTCTACGGCATGTTCTATCTCCTCTCGCTCACGCTTATCGGCGGAAGCGTGTATTTGGGATATTTCAAACCCGCGGCGTCGTGTGTTGATAAGGTGCAAAATCAGGGAGAGGAAGAGGCGGACTGCGGGGGCCCATGTGTTGCCTGCGCCGTCCGGAAACTGCGGCCCATCAAGGTGTTGCCGTTGCAGTTGTTTGATATCGGCAACAACGCAAGCTCGGTGCTTGTGGAGCTTGAAAATCCGAACTTGAACTACGGAGCATCGCACATTGCTTATACCGTGACGCTGTATGACGCGCAAAACGCGGCGCTCACTTCATTCAACGGCGATACGTTCATTCACGCAGGCGAGGTAAAACTTATCGTATTTCCGGCGCTTGAGGTGCCATTCCGCGCTATCATGAGAGGCGATTTTGTGGTGCGCGATTCCGCGTGGCTCGCGGCGGGTGAGTTTCCGCGGCCGAATGTGGAAGTGCGTGAAGTGGTGACAAAACGTGAAGGAAAAACCGCAATCGTGGAAGGAGTGGTGCAAAATAATAATTCGTATGGCTTAAGACAGGCGGTGGTGAGCGCTGTTGCGATGAACCACGCGGGGCTTTTTGCGGACGCCTCACGCACGGTTCTCTTGGATATCCAGCCGTTTGAAGAACGCTTTTTTAAGATCGTAATCCCGCTGCTTGACGCTGATGCCGCAACCCTTGATACTGCCCGTACGCGCGTGGTCGTGGATACGCGTCGATAACATGCTTTCATATTTCAAGCGTCTTGATTGGGGCGTCACCGTTCCTGTGCTGGTGATGACCGCGGTGAGTTTGACTATGGTCGCGAGTATTGCTCCGCGGCTTTTTCCGATGCAGCTTGCGTGGTTCGGGATTGGCATTGCTGTGGCGGTATTGCTTGGCGTGAGCGACATACGTTCGCTCACCAATCATCGCGCCGTTGTCTACGGTTTATATATGTTGGCAATCGGGCTGCTGCTCGCCACGGCGCTTTTCGCGCCCACGATCCGCGGGTCGCGGAGCTGGTTAAGCTTCGGCCACGCGCAGTTTCAGGCATCCGAATTCGCGAAAGTGGCGCTTATTGTTCTTTTTTCATATTTTTTTGCGAAGGGACACGCGCGCATCGCGCACGGCTCAACCATCCTTGTTTCATTTTTGTATCTTGCCTTGCCTGCGGCATTTGTCATGAAGCAACCGGACTTGGGATCGGCGCTGATCATGGGCGGTGTGTGGATCGGATATCTGTTTGCTTCAGGTATCAAGCCACGGCACGTGGGGTTGGGGCTTATTGTTGCCGTCGTCGGATTCATCATCGCGTGGAACGGATTTTTGAAACCATATCAGAAAGAACGCATTGTTGGACTTTTTGTGCCCGATCGCGACCCGCTGGGGGTAAATTACAACGTTATTCAGGCAAAAATTGCCATCGGGTCCGGCGGATTTTTTGGCAAAGGATTTCGGCAGGGAACGCAGGTACAGCTGGGGTTTTTGCCGGAGGCGCAGACGGATTTTATTTTAGCCGCGCTTATTGAGGAGTGGGGACTAGTCGGGGCAATTATTCTGTTCGGCGCGTTTTTGTCGCTCATGCTCCGCATTATTTGGATTGCGTTGGAATCGCCGAATAATTTTTCACGCCTCTTGTGTCTTGGGGCGATCATTTTATACCTTTTGCATTTTGTGGTGAATGTCGGTTCAAATGTGGGACTGTTGCCCGTCATCGGAGTTTCGTTCCCATTTTTGAGCTATGGCGGCTCTAACCTGCTTGCAAATTTTATGCTTATCGGCATTATTCAAAGCATCGCGGCGCGGAAGTCATTCTAATATGGGTTCTTTCTTGCGATATTGTTTTATTGCTATCACTGCGGCGTTTGTGCTTGCCAGTGCTGTATTTGTGCGCAGTTTGGCGGCGCCGGCTCGCGAAAACAAAGCGCAAATTTTCACCGTACTCCCGGGCGAGGGTTTGCGGGACCTCTCCGATCGTCTAGAGACCGAAGGATTTATCCGCTCCGCGGGAAGTTTTCGCTTCTACGCGGTGCTTGTCGGTTCCGCGCACGCGCTGAAGCCCGGCACGTATGAAGTCACGTCCTCCGAAAGTGTTCCCGATATTGTGGAGCGGTTTGCCGAGGGGCCGCAAGACATCACGGTCACCATTCAAGAGGGAGGCACCCTCAAAGACGTTGACCGCATACTCGGCGACCGCGGCATACTTACCGAAGGTGCCATTGTACAATTATCAGTGGCCGAATTCCGCGACCGTTACCCGTTCCTTAAAAATGTAAAATCGCTTGAAGGATTTTTATTTCCCGATACGTACAAATTCGCGCCGGGTTCGTTAGCGCGGGTAGTTACAGAAAAAATGCTGGATGTATTCGCGGTAAAGGCGTATCCCGAACTCGCGGCCTCCGGAAACGATTGGTACAAACATCTCATCATCGCCTCGCTCGTGGAAAAAGAAGTGCCCGACGTTGCGGAGGATCGGGCTATCGTCTCCGGCATCATCGCGCGGCGGCTCAATATCGGCATGGGACTCCAAATTGACGCGACAATTGCGTACGCAAAATGCGGCGGAGCGCTTTTAACCTGCGGAGATATTCGCCTGGTGCGCGATGACTATGCCATTGCCTCGCCATATAATACCTATGCCCACGCCGGACTTCCGCCGACGCCGATTGCAAACCCGGGCGTTAATGCCATCCGCGCGGCCATAAACCCCAAGAAAACCGACTATCTGTTCTACCTTTCCGACCCAAAAACCAAACGCACCATTTTTAGCAAGGATTTTGAAGAACACAACGAACAACGGGCGAAGTATCTTGGGCTATAAATGGTACAATAAAGAACATATATATGACGACATTATCGGCACCAATGCAAAAACTGCTCACGGCGTTCCGCGTGTGGCGCGAGGTGACGCCAGTGGAAGAGGTCCCGAAAATCCACGTTGATGAAATCGCGGCGAAAATTGCCGCCTTTTACGAGAAGGTTCGGAACATCGTGGATTATCACGATGAGCACCTACTGCGGAAGCGGTTTATTTTGCGCGCGTTGAAACGCCGTCTCATTATGCAGCGTTCGGACGACATGGCCGAGGCGCTCATCAAGGAAATTATCCGTTCGGGGCATTTGCCCAACGACACGATTCCACAGGGAAAGATTCCGGAAGTCCAGCAGTTGATTGACGGCATGCGCGTCGTAACCGACCGCTTGCGAGGCCAAAATCCGCGCGAAGCCAGAGCGCTAGAAGAATGGCTTATTGAAATTGCCGCGAACTCCATTGAAGAAAATCTGGTGCCGCCCGCGAAAGACGCCATCCTTTTTGAACTTGCCTTCGCGACGGTGCGGAAAGATTGCGCGGTGACGGGGGCGGCATTAAGCGAGGATGAAATCGCGTTGCACCTCTTTGTCGCGCTCCAGCGGTCGCTGTTTCGCGTGGACGACGATCAGTTGTGCTATCGCTTATTCGCGTTTATTGCTCCGCAGTGGAAGCTGCTGCCAGGCATGGACGCCGAGCGCATTGCCATGGAACTTCCGGCATTGAAGAACAGCATCAACGCCGCGATGAAAAGCCGGCATATCGGCGCGTTTGAAAAACTGTGCAACCGATACAACACCGCCTTTTTTCTTATCGGAGACATTATTGAAGAGTACCAGACCATTGACGCGTTTACAGGCCTTTTGCAGGACGAAGCGGCGCTCAAAAGCGCAATCGCGCGGATGTACGCGCGCCGGTTTGAACGTGAGAGGCATCGCCTGCACCGCCTGGCATTCTTCAGTGTTCTTTCGTTTTTGCTTTCTAAAATCACCATCGCGCTAGCCGTGGAAATCCCGATTGAAACATACCTCACGCATAGCTTTTCCCTTACCAACACCATTTTAAACATCCTTTTCCCGCCGTTTTTGATGCTGATGATTGTCGCCGGTATCCGCATGCCGGGGAAGAAGAACGCGGAGCTTGCTACCGCCGCGGTTGCCGAAATCGTATACGAAGAAAAACCCCGCCGGTACTTTATCGTGATTCCGAAGCGCCACGGTATTGTTGTCGGGGCGTTTATGTACGGCACTTACCTCGCGCTCTTCGCGCTGTCCTTCAACGCGCTCTACCGTGTGCTCACGGCATTGCATTTCAACATCGC contains:
- a CDS encoding NUDIX domain-containing protein, with translation MEYSRGHLEGVETPIECALREAKEESGYDVELTGIQAVYHRPSADEYIIDYCFLARPKSLVTSPLADDVLEAKWFTREETEKLPRESLRSARSAKRLEDWLAGVRHPISVVAQPPLS
- a CDS encoding FtsW/RodA/SpoVE family cell cycle protein, with product MLSYFKRLDWGVTVPVLVMTAVSLTMVASIAPRLFPMQLAWFGIGIAVAVLLGVSDIRSLTNHRAVVYGLYMLAIGLLLATALFAPTIRGSRSWLSFGHAQFQASEFAKVALIVLFSYFFAKGHARIAHGSTILVSFLYLALPAAFVMKQPDLGSALIMGGVWIGYLFASGIKPRHVGLGLIVAVVGFIIAWNGFLKPYQKERIVGLFVPDRDPLGVNYNVIQAKIAIGSGGFFGKGFRQGTQVQLGFLPEAQTDFILAALIEEWGLVGAIILFGAFLSLMLRIIWIALESPNNFSRLLCLGAIILYLLHFVVNVGSNVGLLPVIGVSFPFLSYGGSNLLANFMLIGIIQSIAARKSF
- the upp gene encoding uracil phosphoribosyltransferase, with translation MEETYLTILRDKETKTAEFRWAAHGLARLLIPKVVAKLPMKSRAIETPIGAAQGAYVTDDVMGVPILRAGTAFVPALMDVLPGVPIGYLGMARDEKTAEASVYCEKLPPELYHYAVIMDPMLATGGSVCLTVEILKHAGYDEKNVFFVGMFAAQVGFDRLKNVIPEGNIVVASNGAQLDERFYIIGGCGDFGDRYCGTM
- the mltG gene encoding endolytic transglycosylase MltG, whose amino-acid sequence is MGSFLRYCFIAITAAFVLASAVFVRSLAAPARENKAQIFTVLPGEGLRDLSDRLETEGFIRSAGSFRFYAVLVGSAHALKPGTYEVTSSESVPDIVERFAEGPQDITVTIQEGGTLKDVDRILGDRGILTEGAIVQLSVAEFRDRYPFLKNVKSLEGFLFPDTYKFAPGSLARVVTEKMLDVFAVKAYPELAASGNDWYKHLIIASLVEKEVPDVAEDRAIVSGIIARRLNIGMGLQIDATIAYAKCGGALLTCGDIRLVRDDYAIASPYNTYAHAGLPPTPIANPGVNAIRAAINPKKTDYLFYLSDPKTKRTIFSKDFEEHNEQRAKYLGL